A window of the Streptomyces formicae genome harbors these coding sequences:
- a CDS encoding SRPBCC family protein: MPNLEEQIDITAPGDVVWDHLHQVEDYPRFVGGVREARREGASGLHMDLEAKGGAVRGIDASTDDLRPNETMTWRTADTPHLSGSVSLLPIDASHTRVQVRMEYDPTEAHDAFGGPKGFAQSSAIERTVREDLHHFKDLVEQAHPGR, translated from the coding sequence ATGCCCAATCTCGAAGAACAGATCGACATCACTGCACCTGGTGACGTGGTCTGGGACCACCTGCACCAGGTCGAGGACTATCCACGTTTCGTCGGAGGAGTCCGCGAAGCCCGGCGCGAGGGTGCGTCGGGCCTCCATATGGACCTGGAGGCCAAGGGCGGCGCCGTACGCGGTATCGACGCCAGCACCGATGATCTCCGGCCCAACGAGACCATGACGTGGAGGACCGCAGACACCCCGCACCTCAGCGGCTCCGTCTCGCTCCTCCCGATCGACGCGAGCCACACGAGGGTGCAGGTCCGCATGGAATACGACCCCACCGAGGCACATGACGCCTTCGGGGGCCCCAAGGGGTTTGCCCAGTCCTCCGCCATCGAACGGACCGTCCGGGAGGATCTCCACCACTTCAAGGACCTGGTGGAACAGGCACACCCCGGCAGATAG
- a CDS encoding DUF397 domain-containing protein → MDRDDVEWFKSSYSGGSGTECVEVARLPRGAAVRDSKAPQGLRLAFSSPAWNDFVSAVWVGARPWTPDQEGNAAHGQD, encoded by the coding sequence ATGGATCGCGACGACGTCGAGTGGTTCAAGTCTTCGTACAGCGGGGGCAGCGGCACGGAGTGCGTGGAGGTTGCACGGCTACCCCGCGGAGCAGCCGTGCGTGACAGTAAGGCCCCGCAGGGGCTGCGCCTCGCCTTCTCATCACCCGCCTGGAACGACTTCGTCAGCGCAGTCTGGGTCGGCGCACGCCCCTGGACGCCTGACCAGGAGGGGAACGCCGCCCATGGGCAGGACTGA
- a CDS encoding acylphosphatase, with protein sequence MVRKRVVVTGLVQGVYYRDTCRRVAQEYGVAGWVRNLVDGSVEAVFEGEPDAVETLVRWAGQGPPTAVVREVEVREEKPEGLEGFEVRSTAAS encoded by the coding sequence ATGGTGCGAAAGCGCGTGGTCGTGACGGGGCTGGTCCAGGGCGTGTACTACCGGGACACGTGCAGGCGCGTGGCCCAGGAGTACGGGGTGGCCGGGTGGGTGCGGAACCTCGTCGACGGGAGCGTGGAGGCGGTGTTCGAGGGGGAACCGGACGCCGTCGAGACGCTCGTGCGATGGGCCGGGCAGGGGCCACCGACCGCCGTGGTGCGGGAGGTCGAGGTGCGGGAGGAGAAGCCCGAGGGGCTCGAAGGGTTCGAGGTACGAAGCACCGCCGCATCGTGA
- a CDS encoding DUF1876 domain-containing protein, whose translation MTQHWNIDLSFDEDGTRTACTASLKGPNAPGVEGKGIARRSPGDTPDAKIGEELAAARACSKLAHELVDRAAADVEGHTHKPADIAM comes from the coding sequence ATGACGCAGCACTGGAACATCGACTTGTCGTTCGATGAAGACGGGACCCGCACCGCCTGCACGGCGTCCCTGAAGGGCCCGAACGCTCCCGGCGTCGAGGGGAAGGGAATCGCAAGGCGCAGCCCGGGCGACACCCCGGACGCCAAGATAGGCGAGGAACTCGCCGCCGCCCGAGCATGTTCGAAACTGGCCCATGAACTCGTCGACCGCGCCGCGGCGGACGTCGAGGGCCACACTCACAAACCGGCCGACATCGCCATGTGA
- a CDS encoding NUDIX hydrolase, which yields MGRTEYYNDPDAPKANTLIPASNLLVVDDNGAILLQRRRDTGQWALPGGAQDIGETAAECAVRECLEETGIVTEITGFLGVYTNPNHIVAYTDGEIRQQYENTYIGRPVGGEPTVNDEADGVRFIQPADLDQYDIHPSMRQQIGDYLAGAYPYLG from the coding sequence ATGGGCAGGACTGAGTACTACAACGACCCCGACGCCCCCAAGGCCAACACCCTCATCCCCGCCAGCAACCTGCTTGTCGTCGACGACAACGGTGCCATCCTGCTGCAGCGCCGCCGCGACACCGGCCAGTGGGCCCTGCCCGGCGGCGCCCAGGACATCGGGGAGACCGCCGCCGAATGCGCGGTGCGCGAGTGCCTTGAGGAGACCGGCATCGTCACCGAGATCACCGGCTTCCTCGGCGTCTACACCAACCCGAACCACATCGTCGCTTACACCGACGGCGAGATCCGGCAGCAGTACGAGAACACCTATATCGGTCGCCCGGTCGGGGGCGAGCCCACTGTCAACGACGAGGCCGACGGCGTCCGATTCATTCAGCCGGCCGACCTCGACCAGTACGACATCCACCCCAGCATGCGCCAGCAGATCGGCGACTACCTCGCCGGCGCCTACCCCTACCTCGGCTGA